The Alphaproteobacteria bacterium nucleotide sequence GTTTCATCAGCCAACCAATCTGCGTTTTGGACAATACACAGCAGGAGCAACACATGGCGCTATTAGCCAAATCAAAACCCACATCATCATTTGCAGATCGCAGAGCCGCATGGGCCGTGCGCAGAGGCGAAAATTATATTCCGCGCCCGCCTGGCTATTACGCAAAATTGATTGAAAAGGAAAAAGCAGCACAAACGCAGCCCGTACGCCATGTAGATGAGATTCCCGAATCTCCTTTACGTCTGCTGGTACTCAGCCTATAAGGTCGCGCATCAATGGCCCTTCATTCTTCAGCCCTTACAACGAAGTCTGACCCGCAAGACGCGGAAGCTCCCCCTGTTCGTCTAGTTGTTCTTGATTTTGATCCACGCTGGACTGCTTCAACCGTTGATGTGTATGGGGAAATCGGCCCGGGCTGGATTATGGGACCTGAAAGCGATTACCCCGTTATCTTTCAAGAATATTCAGGCAAATACCGCATTGAGCGCTTCCGCGAGGAAATCGCCGCGCTGGGCGGCTCTTTTGTCCTGAAGCCGGACTTAGATGAACGCGAAGAAGAAAACCCGCTTATTTGGCGTGAGGCTGGCTTGGTTGTCCCGGTTGCTGAAACAACCGAAGAAGCAGATATGGTTGCCTTTGTGGTACAAAGCATAAGTTTGGCAGCCGAGCAATCGGGGCTATTTACCCAAGGAAGCGTTGCGAGTATCCGCAATCCGCAGCAAAAAATTGAAACCGTAACACGCGATAATTCTAAGCCGCTCTGGCGGCAGAAATGGCGCGGCAGCTGGCGCGGCGGCGAATTACTTCCGTCCAACAAATATGGTTGATTAGGCTTGTTTCAATGCGTGGGGCAGGGCGGTATTGAGTGTACGCAAGATTGAATTTGCGGCGGCACGTTGTGCATTCGAATTATTAATGCTGTCGAATTCGACTTCCTGCAAGGATACTTCAAAAGTCAGTTTTTTATTAGAACCAACCACAACATTTTGTATATGCACGTTGCCTTTTGTAAGTTGGGTTTTAAATGCAGGTGCTTCGCCGAATTCTGCTTTCCAGCCTTTATTTAAATCTTCGATAATCAGATCAAGCATAGCATTTAGCTTATCCGCAGTAACTTCTATAGCTGTTGCTTTGAAATAGAAACGCACATCAACGCCGCGTTTTGGCGCAGTGTGAATATTTACTTGGGCATTGTCTTTTGCCAGTTCAACAAGCGGTGTTTTGGCCATGCCATATCCTTTAAAAATATGATCATAAAATAACCCAAAATCCTGAAACTAAAAAACCCCGCTTTCGCGGGGTTTTTAATGGGTTTGCCTTAATTTACTTAGCGAATGTAGAGATGCACTTCGGGGCTTTGTGCCGCTTCGCTGCTGATATTGCTCATGGAAATGCGGTTGGGTTGTAGGCCCAGCTGAATGAGCGAGCTTTTCACGTTTTCTGCATTACGCTCCGCGCGTTCCACATCCCCGCCAACTGCTGCTGGGTCGTTGCTTTTCGGGCTAACGGCTACAACGGTAAAGTTTGCATCTGGCTTGCGGTCTAACGCTGTGCTTACAGCTTGGTACATCTGGTCTTCGTAATCCACCTGTGGCTCGTTAAAGCGTACAAGAACAAGAAGTTGGCCCAGCGTTGCTTCATCGCCCATCATCGCGCTAACGGGCGTTGCGCCGCGTGCGGTTGCGCTACCGGTCTTCATCGGAAGGGCAGAGCGATTACGAGCAAGTGGGGCAGACTGAACAGGATCAACCGGTACGGCTGGCGGGTTGTAAACGCCGCCATTGTCGGTTGGTGAAAGGCTGGTGGGTTCGCGAATGCTTGGGAAGCCGCTTACGTCCATTTGCGTATTTGGCAAGGTTCCATAGATGGGTTCATTGCCAACAATAACGGTTTGACCCGCAAGCGAGTTACGAATGAGTTCGCCGCGGCTGATAGACAAGGCAAGCACTTGCAGGTTTTGGCGTTCTGTTGCGAGATAGGTGTTTTGGCGACGGATGTCGTCGTTGATTTCACCGCGAATGCGGTCGATGTTTACTGTGGACTTGGCAACTTCATCACGGATCATCGCGAGCTGGTCATGGTCTTCATCCAATGCGCCAGAAAGTTCAAACGCTGCCTTAATAGCCTGAAGCAGGTAAGCTGCTTGGGATGATGAAGCAGATAGGGTGGTGGAGAGCAGGTTCAGTTTGGAAATCGAATAGTTCACTTCCGTCAGGCTTTGCTCAGCTTCAGACCATTGGCGTTGCAAAATCGGGTTGCCACGGGTCGTGCCTGCTTCCAAACGTGCGGTTATAGCCGCAACGGTAGAATGGAATTGGATAGCGCCAGCAGCGCCGCGGCCACGTAATTGGGTGAATTCATCAACGTCGCGGTCAACCGCCTGGCGAAGGCCAATTGCTTCATCGCGTAACTGGAATACGCGGTCCGAAACACTGGAACCACTTGGCGGGCCGAAATCAGCAAACATATTCTGGCCAACCGGTGCGCGCACTGGCGTACGGGAACCAGGTGCAGGTTGTGCGGTATTTAAATCGATTTGGCTTGGTGCTGGTGGGGGCGGCAAACGCAGACGTGCATCGCTTGCACCGGCAGCCTGTGTCAAATCAGTTGGAGCAGAAATTGGGGTAATGGTTGCGCCAGATGGAGGGGCAATTGGCGCTGGAGCAGCCGATGAAACGCCGTCTGTTGGGCGAACGATAAGCGGGCGAAGCGCATCATCATTCGGATCTGCCGTTTGAGCAAAAAGAGGCGTTGAGACAAACGCTGCGCTGGCCAAAACCAGCAGCGCAACCGATTGATAAAAATGCTTGGTCAAGTTCATTACTGAAACCTCATCTGACTTAAATATGCCGCATTCGCAGTCTCGCGACCAAAAGCTTAAAAACCTATGAAAGATTAATACGTTAGAAGCTTATTTCCTAGCTAAGTTCGGGCTTTTTGGCAATCTTAAGCTATCTACTTTGCAGTTGTTGCTGCTTGGACACACAGATTCTGCGCGAATCTCCAGCGTTTGCGAGCGGTTTGTGGATAGTTTTGCGCGTGCCACAAACGGTGGTTTTACCTTCTCCTGCGGCCTTTTTTAAAGCTTCTCTTGCCACCGAACGGATGTTTCCCGCTGCGGTCTTTTCTAAAATTCCCACTATCCCTGACTGGTGTGCTGGCGCGGCCAATAACTCCAACGATAGAGAATCTAAGGCCACCTACAACGGGGTCTGCTTCAACCAGTTTTACCTTCAGCATATCGGCAAGCCGGAACACTTTGCCATGCTTTGATCCAACAAGCCGCTGGTTTTGTTCATCATGGTTATAATAATCATTGGGCAACTGGCTCATGGGTACAAACCCATCCGCGCCGGTTTCAGTAAGACGCACAAAAATTCCCGCGCGCGTAACACCGCTAATGCGGCCTTCAAATTCCGCACCGATGTTATCAGCAAGATAGAGCGATGTGTAACGGTCGCTTGCATCACGCTCGGCATCAATCGCGCGGCGTTCGGTTTTGGATATGTGTTCGCCAATTTCGTCAAGGCGCGACAGTTCATCATCGGTAATTCCGTCATCCCCCAGTTTGAACAAACGGATGAGGGCTCGGTGTACAATCAAATCCGCATAACGGCGGATGGGCGATGTAAAATGTGCGTAATGGGAAAGCGCAAGGCCAAAATGCCCAATATTTTCGGGGCTGTATATCGCTTGCGCAAGGCTTCGCAGCATCACCTCGTTAATAACCTGGCTATGTGCGGTATCAACAAATTGTTCAAGGATAGCTGCGAGATCAGCTGGGCGCAGTGTTTTTCCAGGTGATAAATTAACGCCAAAACCTTTCAGGAAGTCGCGCAAGGCAGAAATCTTTTCAACCGAAGGCAAGTCATGTACGCGGTACAGCGCGCCCATATTGCCGTCTTGCAGTGCACGTGCGGCCGCAACATTCGCCAGCACCATGAATTCTTCAATCAGCTTGTGGCTTTCAAGGCGCGCACGATTGCCAATGGATGAAATCTTCCCGTCTTCCGAAACCTTGATTTGGCGTTCGGCAATGTTCAATTCCAGCGTACCGCGTTTCTTGCGCGCTTCAAGTAATACGTGGTAAGCGCCATAAAGCGGTTTAATTACGGTTTCCAATATGGGCTTAGTGATATCATTCGGGTTGCCATCAAAGGCTTCTTGCACCTGTTCATAGGTGGTGCGGGCAACCGATTTCATGAGCGCACGGGAGAATTTGAAGTGTTTCAATTCGCCATGCTTATCAATCGTCATATGCGCAACCATACAGGCGCGGTCAACCTGTGGCTTTAGCGAACATAATTCATTCGATAATGCTTCGGGCAGCATCGGCACAACGCGGTCGGGGAAATAAACCGAATTGCCGCGCTTGATTGCCTCACGGTCGATGATGGAGTTTGATTTGACGTAATACGAAACATCGGCAATCGCCACTGTCAATTTCCATCCGCCTTTATTGGATGGGCTGTCATCCATTTCGGCATGAACGGCATCATCAAAGTCACGGGCATCCGCGCCATCAATGGTGATGAGGGGTAGTTTGCGTAAATCCGTGCGGCCTTTTAAATCGGCGCCAACTAATTTTTCTGATGCTTCTACTACACCTTCAGGGAATTGCCATGGAATACTATGCTGTGCAATCGCGATAAGCGATACGGCGCGCGGTGCATTAAGCGGGCCAAGATTTTCGGTGATGCGCACAAGTTTTTTGCCGAACTTGCTTTGTGATAACACATCGCCCACAACAATATCACCCTTAACGGCTTTGAGTTCGTTTTTATGGTCGATAACATATTCATCACGGTTCTTGCGGTCAGTGGGGCGCAGGACTAATCCTTCACCACTTTGCTCAACAACACCCACCAGTTTGGAAACAGCGCGGGGCAGTTTTTTGATGGGCCTTGCGGTGTAATCGCCGCGTCCTTGATGTTCCACGCGCACCAGCAAGCGGTCGCCCTTGGCCAAGCTTTCCAGCTTTAGGGTCTTGGCCTGATGGTGGGAGATATGCAGATGAATACGCGCATTGGGGTCTTTTTGTGGTTCCAGTGG carries:
- the rnr gene encoding ribonuclease R, with product MKKNKPPKDKKPTSFPASEEILKFIKESPVPVGKREIARHFRIHDDQRIKLKRLLQELKVSGNVEKSHGKKISRPGALPDILGVEITHIDGDEMTVRPLEPQKDPNARIHLHISHHQAKTLKLESLAKGDRLLVRVEHQGRGDYTARPIKKLPRAVSKLVGVVEQSGEGLVLRPTDRKNRDEYVIDHKNELKAVKGDIVVGDVLSQSKFGKKLVRITENLGPLNAPRAVSLIAIAQHSIPWQFPEGVVEASEKLVGADLKGRTDLRKLPLITIDGADARDFDDAVHAEMDDSPSNKGGWKLTVAIADVSYYVKSNSIIDREAIKRGNSVYFPDRVVPMLPEALSNELCSLKPQVDRACMVAHMTIDKHGELKHFKFSRALMKSVARTTYEQVQEAFDGNPNDITKPILETVIKPLYGAYHVLLEARKKRGTLELNIAERQIKVSEDGKISSIGNRARLESHKLIEEFMVLANVAAARALQDGNMGALYRVHDLPSVEKISALRDFLKGFGVNLSPGKTLRPADLAAILEQFVDTAHSQVINEVMLRSLAQAIYSPENIGHFGLALSHYAHFTSPIRRYADLIVHRALIRLFKLGDDGITDDELSRLDEIGEHISKTERRAIDAERDASDRYTSLYLADNIGAEFEGRISGVTRAGIFVRLTETGADGFVPMSQLPNDYYNHDEQNQRLVGSKHGKVFRLADMLKVKLVEADPVVGGLRFSIVGVIGRASTPVRDSGNFRKDRSGKHPFGGKRSFKKGRRRR